A part of Pectinatus sottacetonis genomic DNA contains:
- a CDS encoding ABC transporter ATP-binding protein: MSIYLKGIKKIYQIGTQEVAALNGIDLHIDEGDFTALMGPSGSGKSTLMNILGCLDKPTVGSYKLDGKEVAHLSDDELAKTRNKKIGFVFQNFNLLSRISALDNVALPLIYAGINYKERKEKAFHFLKAVGLDTRADHQPNELSGGQKQRVAIARALVNDPSIIMADEPTGNLDTKSTKEIMNIFINLHEQGKTIILVTHEPEIAACASRQLLVRDGKITRDAGRGEIMDVV, from the coding sequence ATGAGTATTTATCTTAAAGGAATAAAAAAAATTTATCAAATAGGTACACAGGAAGTTGCTGCACTAAATGGCATTGATCTCCATATAGATGAAGGTGATTTTACCGCGTTAATGGGTCCTTCTGGTTCTGGTAAGTCAACACTTATGAATATTCTTGGCTGTCTTGACAAACCTACTGTTGGTTCATATAAACTTGATGGTAAGGAAGTTGCTCATTTAAGTGATGATGAATTAGCAAAAACCAGAAATAAAAAAATTGGTTTTGTTTTTCAAAATTTTAATTTACTATCACGGATAAGTGCTTTAGACAATGTTGCTCTGCCACTTATTTACGCTGGAATCAACTATAAGGAAAGAAAGGAAAAGGCCTTTCACTTTTTAAAAGCAGTTGGTCTTGATACCCGTGCAGATCATCAGCCTAACGAATTATCAGGCGGACAAAAACAACGAGTTGCCATTGCCAGAGCATTAGTCAATGACCCAAGTATCATAATGGCCGATGAACCTACAGGAAATCTTGACACAAAGTCAACTAAGGAAATAATGAATATATTCATTAATTTGCATGAACAGGGAAAAACTATTATTCTTGTAACGCATGAACCGGAAATTGCAGCTTGTGCATCAAGACAACTATTAGTCCGTGATGGCAAAATAACTCGTGATGCTGGTAGGGGGGAAATAATGGATGTTGTTTAA
- a CDS encoding ABC transporter permease, whose amino-acid sequence MLFKESITIALTALFSNKLRSILTMLGIIIGVAAVIAMVSIGMGVRKNVQDSIASLGSNMIIVQAGAPRVNGVRQAAGSGENLKLDDSNAIRKKIKNIDYVAPTVQNSYQIVYGRQNWNTTVYGITPEYMSIRSLTVASGSFISNNDMNTRSRVAVIGATVAANLFGSDNPVGKNIRIHNDPYKIIGVLTSKGQSSMGQDQDDCVLIPITTAMERLMALKSIRTINIQVSSADKIDQVQNEIEVLLRQRHRITNPDNDDFQVRNLTSIMETMTKTTTMITLLLGSIAAISLIVGGIGIMNIMMVSVTERTREIGIRKALGATFHNIMMQFLIESIVVSVIGGLIGIVLGCTISLAIAKFGGFNTVITMLPIILSFLFSVGIGLFFGIYPARKAAKLDPIEALRYE is encoded by the coding sequence ATGTTGTTTAAGGAAAGCATTACTATCGCCCTGACTGCTTTATTTTCTAACAAACTCCGCTCTATTCTTACTATGCTGGGAATAATTATCGGTGTAGCTGCTGTAATAGCCATGGTATCAATAGGAATGGGCGTAAGAAAAAATGTACAGGATTCAATAGCCAGCCTCGGCAGTAATATGATAATAGTTCAGGCCGGTGCTCCCAGAGTCAATGGTGTACGTCAGGCTGCCGGCAGTGGGGAGAATTTAAAGCTTGACGATTCTAATGCCATAAGAAAAAAAATTAAAAATATCGACTATGTGGCACCCACTGTACAAAATTCATATCAAATAGTTTATGGCAGACAAAACTGGAATACTACTGTCTACGGAATAACCCCAGAATACATGTCTATCCGCTCTCTCACTGTTGCCAGTGGTTCTTTTATCAGCAATAACGATATGAATACCCGTTCACGTGTGGCAGTTATTGGTGCAACTGTTGCAGCTAATCTTTTTGGCAGTGATAATCCTGTGGGGAAAAATATACGAATTCATAACGATCCTTATAAAATCATCGGTGTTTTGACAAGCAAAGGGCAATCCTCAATGGGGCAGGATCAGGATGACTGTGTTCTTATCCCTATTACCACTGCCATGGAAAGATTAATGGCACTAAAAAGTATCCGTACTATAAATATACAGGTTTCATCAGCAGATAAAATTGACCAGGTACAAAATGAGATAGAGGTTTTGCTGCGTCAAAGGCACAGGATAACTAACCCTGACAATGATGATTTTCAAGTAAGAAATTTGACCAGCATAATGGAAACAATGACTAAAACGACCACTATGATAACACTTCTATTAGGCAGTATAGCTGCTATTTCATTGATAGTCGGCGGCATTGGAATAATGAATATAATGATGGTATCTGTTACAGAGCGCACGCGGGAAATCGGTATAAGAAAAGCACTTGGTGCTACTTTCCATAATATAATGATGCAATTCCTTATTGAATCCATAGTAGTAAGTGTAATTGGCGGTTTAATAGGTATAGTTCTCGGTTGTACAATTTCCCTGGCTATTGCTAAGTTTGGTGGATTTAATACAGTGATTACTATGCTGCCAATAATATTATCATTTTTATTTTCTGTGGGAATTGGTTTGTTTTTTGGTATTTACCCTGCAAGAAAAGCTGCCAAGTTAGATCCTATTGAAGCTTTGCGTTATGAATAA
- a CDS encoding dynamin family protein yields the protein MFQNTNTLDCIQSLQGKLSAVYEYFTEHNDNENRKKIIQLADKLSTNEFTIAFCGHFSAGKSKMINCLVDGELLPSSPIPTSANLVKVKSGKDSAKVFFKEGRARLYLAPYDYDLIKKHCTDSKKIDYIEINHNNLKLPGDVVIMDTPGVDSTDDAHRLATRSALHLADIIFYVMDYNHVQSELNFKFTKELIESGKEVYLIVNQIDKHSEQEISFNKFQQETAASFASWGVKPAGIFYTSMKIPEHKYNQFSQLKIFLNTRLKDKSRLLLQSVEKSLEKIIQDHLTSFIGQINSKFKPFTDKLNDLSAEQQESLISKYKELLQQKNNLTKREKTLKNDFDNSITKILDNAYLMPFEIRELAKAYLKSREPGFKVGLFFTKKKTLAEQEQRLNIFYQAAKKKANEQIEWHVRSYLFTYLKNNKIVNKNLTKQIEALTLDFSIDIPMTAVQTGARVSDDYVSTYTDNVAAAIKQTAKKLIVPLKTAILTATDKIILTAQEKTQEKVAGLKQYLSSLEYIQQRDSIISNYKKETAALLTSSYSFTNDKFHLFDKKECDFEIIRSSVKKSPEKILADIKNQPVPIPIMSNTFTSVSQKKINKIDLTAKKLKKIAELIHHLPGFTKTAALLRKKSERLQNKGFTVALFGAFSAGKSSFANALLGAGVLPVSPNPMTAAINNIKPIDRNHPHKSVIIKIKSEELLLKDINNALSSFNLLADSLPDAITKIKTIDNTILQGNVKAKTNYSFLQAFSCGYDIFSHKLNSALTASADDFQDYAAQEEKACFVEYIDIYFDCPLTRQGITLVDTPGADSINARHTGVAFQYIKNSDAVLFITYYNHAFSKADREFLLQLGRVKETFQLDKMFFIINAIDLAENETEESIVIDYVRRQLLSHGIKNPCISPVSSINALREKKTGTNNNCSGMAVFETAFYYFITHDLADMAVSSSEKELVRINRLLEKLIVNTQKDTAEKTAKKLLMEKEKNTLLATIHTQTAENIKNRLSQEMEELLYYVNQRVFLRFNNFFRESFNPSVLRDDGRDLKQAVKAALVELLESLGFDFAQEMRATTIRLDNFIKKIFTDRQTELAAEINKVNPEISFTAFSLKNNKQLDFETAFTYIPYKAFSQSMLYFKNPKSFFEKGGSQLMNNALHGQLKLYAAEYIGQQQNRLNKFYDELITNEFTRFTTTATEQVENFYLSLLTVLTGEISIDELTKIHHKFTDLNI from the coding sequence ATGTTTCAAAATACTAATACACTGGACTGCATCCAATCTTTACAGGGAAAACTTTCTGCTGTTTATGAATATTTTACTGAACATAATGATAACGAAAACAGAAAAAAAATAATTCAGTTAGCTGATAAATTATCTACTAATGAATTTACTATTGCTTTTTGCGGCCATTTTTCCGCTGGAAAGTCAAAAATGATAAACTGTCTTGTTGACGGTGAACTTTTACCTTCCAGTCCTATTCCTACAAGTGCTAATCTGGTAAAGGTAAAATCAGGAAAAGATTCTGCCAAAGTATTTTTTAAAGAAGGCAGAGCACGCTTATATCTGGCTCCTTACGACTATGACTTAATAAAAAAGCACTGCACAGATAGTAAAAAAATAGATTATATAGAAATAAACCATAATAATTTGAAACTGCCTGGTGATGTCGTTATAATGGATACTCCCGGTGTAGATTCCACTGATGATGCCCATAGACTTGCCACTCGGTCAGCACTTCATCTTGCAGATATAATATTTTATGTGATGGATTACAATCATGTGCAATCTGAGTTGAATTTTAAATTTACCAAAGAACTGATTGAATCAGGCAAGGAAGTTTACCTTATAGTTAACCAGATAGATAAACATTCTGAGCAGGAAATATCTTTTAATAAGTTTCAACAGGAAACAGCGGCATCTTTTGCTTCCTGGGGCGTTAAACCTGCCGGAATATTTTATACTTCTATGAAAATACCAGAACATAAATATAACCAATTTTCTCAATTAAAAATATTTCTTAATACACGCTTAAAAGACAAAAGCAGGCTTTTGCTTCAATCAGTAGAAAAATCTTTGGAAAAAATAATACAGGATCATCTGACATCATTTATCGGACAAATTAATTCCAAATTCAAGCCCTTTACTGATAAACTAAATGATTTATCAGCTGAACAGCAGGAATCATTAATAAGTAAATATAAGGAACTGCTGCAGCAAAAAAACAACTTAACTAAGCGGGAAAAAACTTTAAAAAATGATTTTGACAATAGTATAACTAAAATTCTGGATAATGCTTATTTAATGCCCTTTGAAATAAGAGAATTAGCTAAGGCTTATTTAAAATCACGTGAACCAGGATTCAAGGTAGGTCTGTTTTTTACCAAGAAAAAAACGCTGGCAGAACAGGAGCAGCGTTTGAATATTTTTTACCAGGCTGCCAAAAAAAAAGCAAATGAACAAATAGAATGGCATGTACGCAGCTATTTATTTACTTATCTAAAAAATAACAAAATAGTTAACAAAAATTTAACTAAACAAATTGAGGCACTTACTCTAGATTTTTCTATTGATATTCCTATGACTGCAGTACAAACAGGTGCGCGTGTTTCAGATGATTATGTTTCAACTTATACAGATAACGTAGCTGCAGCAATAAAACAGACTGCAAAAAAACTTATAGTTCCGTTAAAAACAGCTATTTTAACTGCTACTGATAAAATAATCCTTACTGCACAGGAAAAAACACAGGAAAAAGTAGCAGGACTGAAACAATACCTTTCTTCACTGGAATATATCCAACAGCGAGATTCTATTATTTCCAATTATAAAAAAGAAACTGCTGCACTTCTTACTTCATCATATAGCTTTACTAATGATAAATTTCATTTGTTCGATAAAAAAGAATGTGATTTTGAAATAATCAGGTCATCTGTTAAGAAATCTCCTGAAAAAATACTAGCAGATATTAAAAACCAGCCTGTACCTATACCAATAATGTCAAATACTTTTACTTCAGTTTCACAAAAAAAGATTAATAAAATTGATTTGACTGCCAAAAAATTGAAGAAAATAGCTGAACTTATTCACCATCTGCCCGGTTTTACCAAAACAGCTGCTCTGCTGCGGAAAAAATCTGAACGATTGCAAAACAAGGGTTTTACCGTTGCTTTATTTGGTGCTTTCAGTGCTGGAAAATCTTCTTTTGCCAACGCACTACTCGGAGCTGGCGTTTTACCAGTGTCACCTAATCCGATGACAGCAGCTATAAATAATATAAAACCCATTGACAGGAACCACCCCCATAAAAGTGTCATTATCAAGATAAAATCAGAAGAACTCTTGTTAAAGGATATAAATAATGCTTTAAGTTCATTCAATCTGCTGGCAGATTCTCTTCCTGATGCTATAACTAAAATCAAGACAATTGACAATACTATCCTGCAAGGTAATGTTAAAGCTAAGACAAACTATTCATTTCTTCAGGCTTTCAGCTGCGGATATGATATATTTTCCCATAAGCTTAACTCAGCATTAACAGCATCTGCTGACGATTTTCAGGATTATGCAGCACAGGAAGAAAAGGCTTGTTTTGTCGAATACATAGATATCTATTTTGACTGTCCTTTGACACGCCAGGGTATCACACTTGTAGATACTCCTGGAGCTGATTCTATAAATGCCCGTCATACAGGAGTGGCTTTTCAGTATATTAAGAATTCCGATGCCGTTTTATTCATTACATATTACAATCATGCTTTTTCTAAAGCTGACAGAGAATTTTTACTTCAGCTCGGTCGTGTTAAAGAAACATTTCAATTAGATAAAATGTTTTTTATAATAAATGCTATCGACTTAGCGGAAAACGAAACAGAAGAATCAATTGTCATTGACTATGTTCGCCGACAGTTATTATCGCACGGTATAAAAAATCCTTGTATATCTCCTGTTTCAAGTATAAATGCCCTCAGAGAAAAGAAAACAGGAACAAACAATAATTGCTCAGGGATGGCTGTATTTGAAACTGCTTTTTATTATTTTATTACACATGATCTTGCTGATATGGCTGTTTCTTCATCGGAAAAGGAACTTGTCCGTATTAATAGACTACTGGAAAAACTCATTGTCAATACACAGAAAGATACAGCTGAAAAAACGGCAAAAAAATTATTAATGGAAAAAGAAAAAAATACACTGCTGGCAACAATTCATACCCAGACTGCAGAGAACATAAAGAACCGTTTGTCCCAGGAAATGGAAGAATTACTATATTATGTGAATCAGCGGGTATTTCTACGCTTCAATAATTTTTTCCGGGAATCATTCAATCCCTCAGTCCTGCGTGATGACGGTCGTGATTTAAAACAAGCTGTGAAGGCTGCTTTAGTTGAATTATTGGAATCTCTTGGTTTTGATTTTGCCCAGGAAATGCGTGCTACAACAATTCGCCTTGATAATTTCATAAAAAAAATATTTACTGATCGACAGACAGAACTTGCTGCTGAAATAAACAAGGTCAATCCTGAAATATCATTTACTGCTTTTTCTCTAAAAAACAATAAACAGCTGGATTTTGAAACAGCTTTTACTTATATTCCATATAAAGCATTTTCCCAGTCAATGCTCTATTTCAAAAACCCAAAATCATTTTTTGAAAAAGGTGGCAGCCAGTTAATGAATAATGCACTGCATGGACAATTAAAATTATATGCTGCCGAATATATTGGGCAGCAGCAAAATCGTCTGAATAAATTCTATGATGAACTCATTACTAATGAATTTACCAGATTTACTACTACGGCCACTGAACAGGTAGAAAACTTCTATCTCAGTCTGTTAACTGTCTTAACAGGTGAAATTTCTATAGATGAGTTAACAAAAATACACCATAAATTCACCGATCTGAATATCTGA
- the trhA gene encoding PAQR family membrane homeostasis protein TrhA encodes MSKLKINFALEEKINAITHGIGTFLAVIGLIILVVRAYIDGGKWQMIAAVVYGVSLVLLYLASTLYHSFSRKRVKDVLKIFDHSAIYVLIAGNYTPFALLSLHGTLGWVLFAVVWSLAAIGIVFKIFFVKRFRFFSTICYLLMGWLAVIVVKPLLAVLPSAAIYWLIIGGVLYTIGTVFYLDKKIPYNHAVWHLFVIGGSIAHFISVFKYVMPLSVI; translated from the coding sequence ATGTCTAAACTAAAAATAAATTTTGCATTAGAAGAAAAAATTAATGCAATTACGCATGGTATAGGGACTTTTTTGGCTGTGATTGGACTGATAATTCTCGTTGTCAGAGCCTATATAGATGGAGGAAAATGGCAGATGATTGCAGCTGTAGTATATGGTGTATCACTGGTGCTTTTATATCTGGCTTCAACTCTCTATCATAGTTTCAGCCGCAAACGGGTAAAAGATGTCCTGAAAATATTTGATCATTCAGCTATATATGTTTTAATAGCGGGGAATTATACACCATTTGCCTTATTATCACTGCATGGTACATTAGGCTGGGTATTGTTTGCTGTGGTATGGAGTCTGGCAGCAATAGGGATAGTATTTAAAATATTTTTTGTTAAAAGATTTAGGTTCTTTTCTACAATATGCTATTTATTAATGGGGTGGCTGGCTGTAATCGTGGTAAAACCCTTGCTTGCTGTATTACCAAGTGCGGCAATATACTGGCTTATTATTGGTGGTGTTTTATACACTATCGGAACAGTATTTTATCTTGATAAGAAGATTCCTTACAACCACGCTGTCTGGCATTTATTTGTAATTGGCGGAAGTATCGCTCATTTTATAAGTGTATTTAAATATGTAATGCCATTATCGGTTATTTAA
- a CDS encoding tRNA threonylcarbamoyladenosine dehydratase: MLNEFSRTELLYGKDALNLLMEKKIAVFGLGGVGGYTVEALARSGIGQLELIDDDKICLTNINRQIYALHTTIGKYKTDVAAERIMQINPKCRVNTRKIFYSPETSAQFNFTKFDYIVDAIDTVSGKIELAVQAQISGTKIISAMGAGNKTDPLAFEVTDIYKTSMCPLARVMRRELKKHHVKALKVIYSKEKPKVPVNDLAASCKTHCICPPGTARKCTQKRQIPASNSFIPPIAGLIMAGEIINELLSN, from the coding sequence ATGTTAAATGAATTTTCCCGAACAGAATTGCTATATGGCAAAGATGCCCTTAATTTATTGATGGAGAAAAAAATAGCTGTCTTTGGTTTAGGCGGTGTAGGCGGCTATACTGTGGAAGCTTTAGCACGAAGCGGCATTGGTCAGCTTGAACTTATTGACGATGATAAAATCTGCTTAACTAACATAAATCGGCAAATATATGCGCTGCATACTACTATAGGAAAATATAAAACAGATGTCGCAGCAGAACGTATTATGCAAATAAATCCTAAATGTCGTGTTAATACAAGAAAAATTTTTTATTCTCCAGAAACATCTGCGCAATTTAATTTCACTAAATTTGACTATATCGTAGATGCTATAGACACTGTAAGTGGAAAAATAGAACTTGCTGTTCAAGCACAGATAAGCGGCACTAAGATAATAAGTGCTATGGGTGCTGGCAACAAAACTGATCCACTTGCTTTTGAAGTAACTGATATATATAAAACTTCTATGTGCCCTCTGGCCAGAGTCATGCGCAGAGAATTAAAAAAACATCATGTAAAAGCTCTTAAAGTAATATATTCTAAAGAAAAACCCAAAGTACCAGTAAATGATCTGGCTGCAAGCTGTAAAACCCATTGTATATGTCCTCCGGGAACAGCTCGGAAATGCACGCAAAAACGGCAGATACCTGCCAGTAATTCTTTCATTCCGCCTATTGCCGGTCTCATTATGGCTGGAGAAATAATCAATGAGCTGCTTTCTAATTAA
- a CDS encoding cob(I)yrinic acid a,c-diamide adenosyltransferase, with the protein MSISTKTGDKGETSLYTGQRVDKNSPRVEAYGSVDEINSALALARSVCQKEEVKKNIKFLQKLNMSLMTDLASINTQPIIRQKEVSMLEDLIHDIENRLPVLKEFIVPGNTLAGAFLDMARSTTRRAERRVLALAQKEVVFDQDRLYLNRLSDLCFLLMRLEEA; encoded by the coding sequence ATGTCGATTTCTACTAAAACCGGTGATAAGGGGGAAACAAGCTTATATACCGGACAAAGAGTAGATAAGAATTCGCCGCGGGTTGAAGCTTATGGCTCTGTAGATGAAATAAATTCTGCATTGGCACTAGCTCGGTCAGTATGCCAGAAGGAAGAAGTAAAGAAAAATATAAAATTTCTCCAAAAACTTAATATGTCTTTAATGACAGATCTGGCCAGCATAAATACGCAGCCAATTATAAGACAGAAAGAAGTCAGTATGTTAGAAGATCTTATCCATGATATAGAAAACAGACTGCCGGTGCTTAAAGAATTTATTGTACCAGGAAACACATTAGCCGGGGCTTTTCTGGATATGGCAAGATCTACGACAAGGCGTGCAGAGCGCCGGGTACTTGCTCTTGCGCAAAAAGAAGTAGTTTTTGATCAGGATAGACTGTATTTGAATAGATTATCAGATTTGTGTTTTTTGTTGATGCGTTTGGAAGAAGCGTAA
- the ndk gene encoding nucleoside-diphosphate kinase, with protein sequence MEEKTLILIKPDAVKAKSIGKILEIYENNNFKIIAMKMLCMTERLAAKHYNEHIGKNFYSGLVEFMVSGPLIAAVLQGEDVINKVRILHGATDPDKAAEGTIRNLFAESKEHNAVHASDSVASADREIHVFFSEAEIFDI encoded by the coding sequence ATGGAAGAAAAAACACTGATTTTAATAAAACCTGATGCAGTAAAAGCAAAAAGCATAGGAAAAATATTAGAAATATATGAAAATAATAATTTTAAAATTATTGCTATGAAAATGCTTTGTATGACGGAAAGATTGGCTGCCAAGCACTATAACGAACATATAGGTAAGAATTTTTATAGTGGATTAGTTGAGTTTATGGTGTCAGGACCATTAATAGCTGCAGTTCTCCAAGGGGAAGATGTCATAAACAAAGTGCGGATACTTCACGGAGCTACTGATCCAGATAAAGCTGCTGAAGGAACGATACGCAATTTATTTGCAGAAAGTAAAGAGCATAACGCTGTTCATGCATCAGATAGCGTTGCTAGTGCAGACAGAGAGATACATGTGTTCTTTTCTGAAGCAGAAATTTTCGATATTTAG
- a CDS encoding gamma carbonic anhydrase family protein — protein MPVVPYKGKIPSIGKNVFIAPSAYIIGDVTIGDNSSIWYNAVLRGDMNAIIVGRYTNIQDNTTIHVMGCKPTVIGSYVTIGHNVVLHCDNIGDNSLIGMGSIMLGMGSLGSNSLIGAGSLVPHNTILPSNSMILGSPCKIKRKLHDDEIEAIHQSAINYHLLAQNYQGKETGEIIFEYGRKNTDFNKT, from the coding sequence ATGCCTGTTGTTCCTTATAAAGGTAAAATCCCATCTATTGGTAAAAATGTGTTTATAGCACCATCGGCTTATATAATCGGTGATGTTACAATAGGTGATAATTCTAGTATATGGTATAATGCAGTATTGCGCGGTGATATGAATGCTATTATTGTCGGGAGATATACCAATATACAGGATAATACTACTATTCATGTAATGGGATGTAAACCAACTGTGATTGGCAGTTATGTTACGATAGGACATAATGTAGTTCTGCACTGTGACAATATAGGCGATAATTCACTTATTGGCATGGGAAGCATAATGCTGGGGATGGGGAGTCTTGGCAGTAACAGTTTGATTGGTGCTGGCTCACTTGTTCCACATAATACAATACTTCCTTCTAATTCGATGATTTTGGGATCACCATGCAAGATAAAAAGAAAACTGCATGATGATGAAATTGAAGCAATACATCAATCAGCTATAAATTATCATTTATTGGCCCAAAATTATCAGGGAAAGGAAACAGGAGAGATAATATTTGAATATGGAAGAAAAAACACTGATTTTAATAAAACCTGA
- a CDS encoding universal stress protein, which produces MEKINKILVAADGSVDGCKAVDKAIDLAQRSGAQLDFVYVSSHINKDIPSDLIFNSIWAKLPEGVKAVKHVEKGSVHKIIVEMAKREKADLIIMGSRGLGLFKGALIGSKSQKVVEYSEVPVMVVK; this is translated from the coding sequence ATGGAAAAAATCAATAAAATATTAGTAGCAGCTGATGGCTCAGTAGATGGATGCAAGGCAGTAGATAAAGCTATTGATCTGGCACAACGGAGCGGGGCACAGCTCGATTTTGTCTATGTTTCTAGTCATATTAATAAAGATATACCAAGTGATCTGATTTTTAATAGTATATGGGCTAAACTGCCTGAAGGAGTAAAGGCAGTAAAACATGTGGAAAAAGGATCAGTCCATAAAATTATTGTAGAAATGGCAAAACGAGAAAAAGCTGACTTAATTATTATGGGAAGTCGTGGATTAGGACTTTTCAAAGGAGCACTTATCGGTAGCAAAAGCCAGAAGGTAGTGGAATATTCGGAAGTTCCTGTAATGGTAGTTAAGTAA